A stretch of Paenibacillus mucilaginosus 3016 DNA encodes these proteins:
- a CDS encoding ABC transporter ATP-binding protein: MFRTTSRKPPKASEPASPPAENTAAAFQGLYSYARPHSRKFALVLVCTLLAISGDLLQPFLVKIAIDDHLAKGAEFGALGLIALVYLILSLTSFLFSYLQDNLLQQAGQSVVAGIRKDLFRHILRQSVAYYDRTPSGSLITYVSSDTESLNQFFTGVLLSLVRDGMTLLFIIVLMFQLDVTMTLYCLLLLPLIAGIAIGFRAYLRRTYQLSRTQLSRLIAFTAENLSGMQLIQAFHQEKEQQTRFLERNDGYYRANLREIRTNVLFNRSFDVLGNLSVAFVTWLGGYAVLGHSIEFGVLYAFITYIRQFFQPINNITQQWNQLQSATVSVNRIWSVFSQQPVVRDPEHPVPLVPAEVQGRIDFERISFHYGEEGPDVIQDLDLHIRPGEMIGIVGTTGAGKSSLISLLCRFYDVQKGSIRIDGTDIRDIEPKTLHRLVGLVQQEPYLYSGSILDNVRLFDPSISAEAVQAACRRVGAHAMILRLKDGYETRVSERGSGLSAGERQLISFARILVFEPRILILDEATANLDSHTELMIQKALQEAAKGRTTLIIAHRLSTITGADRILVMRQGRIAEEGSHRELLELGGHYWQLHRYGRSPAAGAG; the protein is encoded by the coding sequence ATGTTCCGCACCACTTCGCGGAAGCCTCCGAAGGCGTCTGAGCCGGCTTCCCCGCCCGCCGAGAATACGGCTGCAGCCTTCCAGGGCTTGTACAGCTATGCCCGCCCCCACAGCCGCAAGTTCGCCCTGGTGCTCGTCTGCACGCTGCTCGCCATATCGGGCGACCTGCTGCAGCCCTTCCTCGTGAAGATCGCCATCGACGATCATCTGGCGAAGGGAGCGGAGTTCGGCGCGCTGGGCCTGATCGCGCTCGTGTATCTGATTCTGTCCCTGACTTCGTTTCTGTTCTCCTACCTGCAGGATAACCTGCTGCAGCAGGCGGGACAGAGCGTCGTCGCCGGCATCCGGAAGGATCTGTTCCGGCATATCCTGCGGCAGTCGGTTGCCTACTACGACCGGACGCCTTCCGGCTCGCTGATCACCTATGTGTCCAGCGATACGGAGTCATTGAACCAGTTTTTCACCGGGGTGCTCCTGTCTCTGGTGCGCGACGGCATGACGCTCCTGTTCATTATCGTCCTGATGTTTCAGCTCGATGTCACGATGACTTTGTACTGTCTGCTGCTGCTGCCGCTCATCGCGGGAATCGCGATAGGCTTCCGCGCTTATCTGCGCAGGACCTACCAGCTCTCGCGCACGCAGCTCTCGCGCCTCATCGCCTTTACCGCCGAGAACCTGTCGGGCATGCAGCTCATTCAGGCCTTCCATCAGGAGAAGGAGCAGCAGACGCGCTTCCTGGAGCGCAATGACGGCTATTACCGGGCCAATCTGCGGGAAATCCGCACGAACGTGCTCTTCAACCGCTCGTTCGACGTGCTCGGGAACCTGTCCGTGGCGTTCGTCACCTGGCTTGGCGGCTATGCCGTGCTCGGCCACAGCATCGAATTCGGGGTGCTCTATGCGTTCATCACGTATATCCGCCAGTTCTTCCAGCCGATTAACAACATCACCCAGCAGTGGAACCAGCTGCAGTCCGCGACTGTCTCCGTCAACCGGATCTGGAGCGTCTTCTCCCAGCAGCCTGTGGTCAGGGATCCGGAGCATCCGGTGCCTCTCGTGCCGGCCGAGGTGCAGGGACGGATTGATTTTGAGCGGATCTCCTTCCATTACGGGGAGGAGGGACCGGATGTGATCCAGGATCTCGATCTGCATATTCGTCCAGGCGAGATGATCGGAATCGTCGGAACCACCGGCGCGGGCAAAAGCTCCCTGATCTCGCTGCTCTGCCGCTTCTACGATGTGCAGAAGGGCAGCATCCGGATCGACGGGACGGATATCCGTGACATCGAGCCGAAGACCCTGCACCGGCTTGTCGGCCTGGTACAGCAGGAGCCCTACCTTTATTCCGGCAGCATCCTCGACAACGTGCGGCTGTTCGACCCTTCGATCTCCGCGGAAGCGGTGCAGGCAGCGTGCCGCCGGGTCGGGGCGCATGCCATGATCCTGCGCCTCAAGGACGGCTACGAGACGCGGGTCTCCGAGCGGGGAAGCGGGCTGTCGGCCGGAGAGCGGCAGCTGATCTCCTTCGCCCGCATTCTCGTGTTCGAGCCGCGCATCCTGATCCTCGACGAGGCGACGGCGAATCTCGATTCGCATACGGAGCTCATGATCCAGAAGGCGCTGCAGGAGGCGGCGAAGGGGCGGACCACGCTCATCATCGCCCACCGGCTGTCGACGATCACGGGAGCGGACCGGATCCTGGTTATGCGGCAGGGCCGCATCGCGGAGGAAGGCAGCCACCGGGAGCTGCTCGAGCTCGGCGGCCATTACTGGCAGCTGCACCGGTACGGCAGGAGCCCTGCCGCCGGGGCGGGATAA
- a CDS encoding ABC transporter substrate-binding protein, whose product MNKLWLGTALLTAVSLSLGACSQGTPEAGETPAPQAAETAAGSTESDDITEPTKLKLFVTGATFTDTEFKVQIKEQVEKRFKNVTIERITPPAGTTVQDFFSSGEEPDLIFGDGYHALKQLKVVEDLRPFIKKYNFDESRLKPHTYDYIKDFGENGEIYGIPYNSNQHILYYNKDVFDKFGVAYPSDEQMTWDQAFELGRQLTREEGGVQYIGIDTEGLGMLSRSYALPILDPKTGKSVLNSPQWLTVFQAAKTNFEIPGFLPKDETKYMWGRDVFMKDRTMAMRPAWLANMVGPLEELRQQGIESNWDIAPVPTFPDQLGKTREAQVHSITLSSLSKNKDAAFKVIKFLLSDEAQRVISRNGRVPAVINPELEKEYGADVGVLKGKKIENIFKYAPLKTHASHKYESSITKFVTEANLELARGADVNTVIRKTSETIDKEVEKLLKNE is encoded by the coding sequence ATGAACAAGCTGTGGCTGGGAACCGCCCTGCTGACCGCCGTATCTTTGTCCCTCGGAGCCTGCTCCCAAGGAACCCCGGAAGCCGGGGAAACGCCCGCACCCCAAGCTGCAGAAACGGCAGCCGGCAGCACGGAGAGCGATGACATTACGGAGCCGACGAAGCTCAAGCTGTTTGTCACCGGAGCCACCTTCACCGATACGGAGTTCAAGGTGCAGATCAAGGAGCAGGTGGAGAAGCGTTTCAAGAATGTGACGATCGAGCGCATTACCCCGCCGGCCGGGACAACGGTGCAGGACTTTTTCTCCTCGGGCGAGGAACCGGATCTCATCTTCGGCGACGGCTATCACGCGCTCAAGCAGCTGAAGGTGGTGGAAGATCTGCGGCCTTTTATCAAGAAATACAACTTTGACGAAAGCCGCCTGAAGCCGCATACCTACGATTACATCAAGGACTTCGGGGAGAACGGGGAGATCTACGGCATCCCCTACAATTCCAACCAGCATATTCTCTACTATAATAAAGATGTGTTCGACAAGTTCGGCGTGGCTTACCCGTCAGACGAACAGATGACCTGGGACCAGGCGTTCGAGCTCGGCCGCCAGCTCACCCGGGAGGAAGGCGGGGTGCAGTACATCGGCATCGATACCGAAGGACTCGGGATGCTGTCCCGGAGCTACGCCCTTCCGATTCTAGATCCCAAAACCGGCAAATCGGTCCTGAACTCGCCCCAGTGGCTCACCGTATTCCAGGCGGCGAAGACGAACTTCGAGATCCCGGGCTTCCTTCCGAAGGATGAGACCAAATATATGTGGGGCCGTGACGTCTTCATGAAAGACCGCACGATGGCGATGCGTCCGGCGTGGCTGGCCAACATGGTGGGGCCGCTGGAGGAGCTGCGGCAGCAGGGAATCGAATCGAATTGGGATATCGCCCCGGTGCCTACCTTCCCCGACCAGCTCGGTAAGACCCGCGAGGCGCAGGTGCACTCCATTACGCTGAGCTCACTTAGCAAGAATAAAGACGCGGCCTTCAAGGTCATCAAGTTCCTGCTCTCCGATGAGGCGCAGCGGGTCATCTCGCGGAACGGCCGTGTCCCCGCTGTTATCAATCCCGAGCTCGAGAAGGAATACGGCGCGGATGTAGGCGTGCTGAAAGGTAAGAAAATAGAGAATATTTTCAAATACGCTCCGCTGAAAACCCATGCTTCGCATAAGTATGAGAGCAGTATCACCAAGTTCGTCACCGAAGCCAACCTTGAGCTGGCGAGAGGAGCGGATGTCAATACCGTGATCCGCAAAACCTCGGAGACGATTGACAAAGAGGTCGAAAAGCTGCTGAAGAACGAGTAG
- a CDS encoding ABC transporter ATP-binding protein, giving the protein MGSERLLRSYLRSKWYVYLLALLAIAGGNVIHSQYPRLLGSFTDELQQGALSKLTISVYSLKLLGVGVSYGLLVAAGQYLIMRAGRRFEYTARQRLFGQFTRLNSDFHTKHGVGRLLSYVMNDVTSVRESISMGINHTINSTILILSAVVTMAFSSIPLPLIGVCILPLLLIPYFVIRFRRPVREQSLRVQETLGAMTESAEEQFGGIRVARKFAVEEVMAQRFADTVDRIREAQLSLVRVSAFFQSLIPLLGSLSLVVTLAYGGYLTLRGRITLGQFVALTLYMRMMVNPLQQIGRVINTMQRSRASLQRIGELLGREPDIRDSLNAADADLERQPISIRNLSFTYPDSGDEVLREVSVEIPPGRQIGILGRTGSGKSTLVKLLLRIYDPPEGAIRIGGTDLRELSLQSLRSQIAYVPQEGFLFSTTIRDNIAFYRRESPIGEVEEAAGQAQIRSSIEAFADGYDTLLGERGITLSGGQRQRTSLARGLIKNAPVLILDDSVSAVDTVTEQRILETVRRERKGRTTILIAHRVSAVRHADEIFVMDGGRIIEQGTHTQLLRLGGWYARMHAIQEEGSPHVPHHFAEASEGV; this is encoded by the coding sequence TTGGGTTCGGAACGCTTGCTTCGGTCCTATCTCAGATCCAAATGGTACGTGTACCTGCTCGCCCTGCTCGCCATCGCCGGAGGTAACGTCATCCACTCGCAGTACCCCCGGCTGCTTGGAAGCTTCACGGATGAGCTGCAGCAGGGGGCGCTGTCGAAGCTTACGATCAGCGTGTACAGCCTGAAGCTGCTCGGTGTGGGAGTATCCTACGGCCTGCTTGTCGCAGCCGGACAGTATCTGATTATGCGGGCGGGACGGCGGTTCGAGTACACCGCCCGCCAGCGGCTGTTCGGCCAGTTCACCCGGCTGAACTCCGATTTTCATACGAAGCATGGGGTCGGCCGGCTGCTCAGCTATGTCATGAATGACGTCACGTCGGTGCGGGAATCGATCTCGATGGGGATCAATCACACGATCAACTCCACCATCTTGATCCTGTCCGCCGTCGTCACGATGGCCTTCAGCTCCATCCCGCTGCCCCTGATCGGGGTGTGCATCCTGCCGCTGCTGCTCATTCCGTACTTCGTGATCCGCTTCCGCAGACCGGTCCGGGAACAGTCCCTGCGGGTGCAGGAGACGCTGGGCGCCATGACGGAGTCGGCGGAGGAGCAGTTCGGCGGCATCCGCGTCGCCCGCAAGTTTGCCGTAGAGGAAGTGATGGCGCAGCGCTTCGCGGATACGGTCGACCGCATCCGGGAAGCCCAGCTGTCGCTGGTGCGCGTATCCGCGTTCTTCCAGTCGCTGATCCCGCTGCTAGGCTCGCTCTCGCTTGTCGTCACGCTCGCCTACGGAGGCTATCTGACGCTGCGGGGGCGCATCACCCTCGGCCAATTCGTGGCGCTGACTCTGTATATGCGGATGATGGTCAACCCGCTGCAGCAGATCGGCCGGGTGATCAACACCATGCAGCGTTCCCGCGCCTCGCTGCAGCGGATCGGCGAGCTGCTCGGACGGGAGCCGGACATCCGGGACAGCCTGAATGCGGCCGATGCCGATCTGGAGCGGCAGCCGATCTCCATCCGGAATCTCAGCTTCACCTATCCGGACAGCGGGGATGAGGTGCTCCGGGAAGTGTCCGTCGAGATTCCCCCCGGCCGGCAGATCGGCATCCTCGGCCGGACGGGGAGCGGGAAGTCCACCCTAGTCAAGCTGCTGCTCCGCATCTATGATCCGCCCGAGGGAGCGATCCGCATCGGCGGCACGGATCTGCGGGAGCTGTCGCTCCAAAGCCTTCGCAGCCAGATCGCGTACGTGCCGCAGGAAGGCTTCCTCTTCAGTACGACGATCCGCGACAACATTGCGTTCTACCGCAGGGAGTCGCCGATCGGAGAGGTGGAGGAGGCGGCCGGGCAGGCCCAGATCCGCAGCAGCATCGAAGCGTTCGCGGACGGTTACGATACCCTGCTCGGCGAACGGGGGATCACCCTCTCGGGCGGCCAGCGGCAGCGGACTTCGCTTGCCCGAGGTCTGATCAAGAACGCGCCCGTCCTGATCCTCGACGACAGCGTAAGCGCCGTCGATACGGTGACGGAGCAGCGGATCCTCGAGACCGTCCGCCGGGAACGGAAGGGCCGGACGACGATCCTCATCGCCCACCGGGTCAGCGCCGTCCGCCATGCCGATGAAATTTTTGTCATGGACGGCGGACGGATCATCGAGCAGGGGACGCATACCCAGCTGCTCCGGCTTGGCGGCTGGTACGCCCGGATGCATGCCATACAAGAGGAGGGATCGCCGCATGTTCCGCACCACTTCGCGGAAGCCTCCGAAGGCGTCTGA
- a CDS encoding carbohydrate ABC transporter permease translates to MERLARLTEDLRGRLPDAGTLREWLYGARTRLIGKEADKGLLFRLFLYLILIDTAFIYLKPILYMITTMIKDAPNMLDPSVVWVPRSIYTGHLQEAFEGLKYKTAFFYSLTLSLSVAVLQILSCAIAGYAFARLDFPFKTFWFGALVFTFILPPQVTILPSLIMFKSFGWANTYLPMIVPALFGHGLKGALFVIIFRQFFSTLPKELEEAARIDGANAFRFFFKVMLPLSRSAIVVVFLFSFVWNWNDFYLPSMYMSGSKEVPLSISLAKLAAGLQAEGDQGGVSIFAEPIKMAASFLIILPVLIVYGIAQRWFVEGVERTGLVE, encoded by the coding sequence ATGGAACGTCTCGCAAGACTCACGGAGGATCTGAGAGGACGCCTGCCGGATGCCGGTACCCTGCGGGAGTGGCTGTATGGTGCCCGTACCCGGCTGATCGGCAAAGAAGCCGACAAAGGACTGCTCTTCCGGCTGTTCTTATATCTGATTCTCATCGATACCGCCTTTATTTATCTCAAACCGATTCTCTATATGATCACGACGATGATCAAGGATGCGCCGAACATGCTCGATCCTTCCGTCGTGTGGGTGCCCCGTTCGATCTATACGGGCCATCTCCAGGAAGCCTTCGAGGGGCTGAAGTACAAGACGGCCTTCTTCTACAGTCTGACCCTCTCGCTGTCGGTGGCGGTGCTGCAGATCCTCTCCTGCGCGATAGCAGGGTATGCGTTCGCCCGTCTCGATTTTCCCTTCAAGACTTTCTGGTTCGGCGCGCTCGTATTCACCTTTATCCTGCCCCCGCAGGTTACGATTCTGCCCTCGCTCATCATGTTCAAGTCATTCGGCTGGGCGAATACGTACCTGCCGATGATCGTGCCGGCCCTGTTCGGGCACGGGCTCAAAGGAGCCTTGTTCGTCATCATCTTCCGGCAGTTCTTCTCCACGCTGCCGAAGGAGCTGGAAGAGGCGGCGCGGATCGACGGGGCGAACGCCTTCCGGTTCTTCTTCAAGGTCATGCTGCCGCTCTCCCGCTCCGCCATCGTCGTGGTGTTCCTGTTCTCCTTCGTATGGAACTGGAACGACTTCTACCTGCCGTCGATGTATATGTCGGGGTCCAAGGAGGTCCCGCTGTCCATCTCGCTCGCGAAGCTGGCGGCCGGATTGCAGGCCGAAGGCGATCAGGGGGGCGTCAGCATCTTCGCCGAACCGATCAAGATGGCGGCTTCGTTCCTCATCATCCTGCCGGTGCTGATCGTCTACGGCATCGCCCAGCGCTGGTTCGTGGAAGGAGTGGAGAGAACCGGCCTCGTCGAATAG
- a CDS encoding LLM class flavin-dependent oxidoreductase yields MTTPGKKAHFNVFLRAAGHHEAAWRHPDVYPQGDLDIHYLAEMARIAEQGLMDSVFLADGYAGKAAKLEPFTQLSALASLTEHIGLIATVGTVYNEPFHVARQFASLDHISGGRAGWNIVTGAGDASRNFSRAAHPKLEERYEGAEEFVEVVKQLWDSWEDDALLYDKQAGKLIDDAKVRDIGFRGEHYAVKGPLNIPRPPQGHPVLVQAGSSEQGKELAARTAEVIFTAQQTFEAGRLFYTDVKSRLARYGRSADDLIILPGLSPIVADTEAEARDLEEELNSLIDMDKALDRMSERFEVHLSGCPLDGPVPLDQAKRPEALGGISSRQGVILDAARRENMTIRQLIYRHAGGHGHITFTGSTLQTADFIEKWLREGASDGFNILPQTFPHGLQAFVSKVLPELQNRGLFRTAYEGRTLRENLGLARPANTLIRNATV; encoded by the coding sequence TTGACCACACCCGGCAAAAAAGCGCATTTCAACGTATTCCTGCGTGCCGCAGGCCACCACGAGGCGGCCTGGCGCCACCCCGATGTTTACCCGCAGGGGGATCTCGACATCCATTATCTGGCGGAGATGGCCCGCATCGCCGAGCAGGGGCTGATGGACTCCGTATTCCTCGCCGACGGCTATGCCGGCAAGGCCGCCAAGCTGGAGCCATTCACCCAGCTGTCCGCACTCGCTTCACTGACCGAGCATATCGGTCTCATCGCCACCGTCGGCACGGTCTATAACGAGCCGTTCCATGTGGCCCGGCAGTTCGCCTCGCTGGATCATATCAGCGGCGGGCGGGCCGGCTGGAATATCGTCACCGGTGCGGGGGACGCATCCCGCAACTTCAGCCGGGCGGCCCACCCAAAGCTTGAAGAGCGCTACGAAGGTGCCGAAGAATTCGTCGAGGTCGTCAAGCAGCTGTGGGACAGCTGGGAGGACGACGCTCTGCTGTACGACAAGCAGGCAGGGAAGCTGATCGACGACGCCAAGGTGCGCGACATCGGCTTCCGGGGCGAGCATTATGCGGTCAAAGGGCCGCTGAACATCCCCCGGCCGCCGCAGGGGCATCCGGTGCTCGTCCAGGCCGGCTCCTCCGAGCAGGGCAAGGAGCTCGCCGCCAGAACGGCGGAGGTCATCTTCACGGCGCAGCAGACGTTCGAGGCCGGCCGGCTGTTCTATACGGATGTGAAATCCCGGCTCGCCCGGTACGGCCGCTCCGCCGATGACCTGATAATCCTGCCGGGTCTGAGCCCCATCGTGGCCGACACGGAAGCGGAGGCCCGGGACCTGGAGGAGGAGCTGAATTCGCTCATCGATATGGACAAGGCGCTCGACCGGATGTCCGAGCGGTTCGAGGTGCACCTCTCGGGCTGCCCGCTGGACGGCCCCGTGCCGCTGGATCAAGCGAAGCGGCCGGAGGCGCTGGGCGGCATCAGCAGCCGGCAGGGGGTCATCCTCGATGCCGCCCGCCGGGAGAACATGACGATCCGGCAGCTGATCTACCGCCATGCCGGCGGGCACGGTCATATTACATTCACAGGCTCGACGCTGCAGACGGCCGATTTTATCGAGAAGTGGCTCCGGGAAGGGGCTTCGGACGGCTTCAACATCCTGCCGCAGACGTTCCCGCACGGGCTGCAGGCGTTCGTCAGCAAAGTGCTGCCCGAGCTGCAGAACCGCGGGTTATTCCGCACCGCCTACGAAGGCCGCACCTTGAGGGAGAATCTCGGACTCGCCCGGCCTGCGAATACGCTAATCCGGAATGCGACGGTCTAA
- a CDS encoding aldo/keto reductase family protein: MSYRNLGASGLKVSEISLGSWLTYGGYVERENAVNSIRKAYDLGINFFDTANVYAKGEAEVVVGETLRDYPRESFVLATKVFGKIGDGPNDRGLSRKHVTEAANASLKRLGTDYVDIYYSHRFDPETPLEETLRAFDDLVRSGKVLYVGVSEWTASQITEAFSIADKYLLDRIVVNQPVYNLFDRYIEKEIIPLGTRKGFGQVVFSPLAQGLLTGKYTSVEGFPEDSRAAKHENFRKRITEDKLHKVSKLTELARELDITLSQLSLAWILRQPNVSSALIGASRPEQVVENAAASGIKLSGETLERIEAILAEEAPSPAVTA; encoded by the coding sequence GTGTCTTACCGGAATTTGGGCGCAAGCGGGTTAAAAGTCAGCGAGATCAGCCTCGGCTCCTGGCTGACCTACGGCGGGTATGTTGAACGGGAGAACGCGGTAAACTCCATCCGCAAGGCGTACGATCTCGGGATCAATTTCTTCGACACGGCCAACGTGTATGCCAAAGGGGAAGCCGAGGTCGTCGTCGGCGAGACGCTCCGCGATTATCCGCGGGAATCATTTGTGCTCGCTACCAAAGTGTTCGGGAAGATCGGGGACGGCCCGAACGACCGGGGCTTGTCCCGCAAGCATGTGACCGAAGCCGCCAACGCCAGCTTGAAGCGGCTAGGCACGGACTACGTGGATATCTATTACAGCCACCGCTTCGATCCCGAGACGCCGCTGGAAGAGACTCTCCGGGCGTTCGACGATCTCGTACGCAGCGGCAAGGTTCTCTATGTCGGCGTCAGTGAGTGGACAGCGTCACAGATCACCGAAGCTTTCTCCATCGCAGACAAGTACCTGCTGGACCGCATCGTGGTGAACCAGCCGGTGTACAACCTCTTCGACCGGTATATCGAGAAGGAGATCATCCCGCTGGGCACACGCAAGGGCTTCGGCCAGGTCGTCTTCTCGCCGCTGGCCCAAGGCCTGCTTACGGGCAAATATACTTCGGTCGAAGGGTTCCCTGAGGATTCGCGTGCGGCGAAGCACGAGAACTTCCGTAAGCGGATCACAGAAGACAAGCTGCACAAAGTCTCGAAGCTGACGGAGCTCGCCCGGGAGCTGGACATCACGCTGAGCCAGCTGTCCCTGGCATGGATTCTGCGCCAGCCGAACGTCTCCAGCGCCCTGATCGGTGCGAGCCGTCCCGAGCAGGTCGTGGAGAATGCTGCGGCTTCGGGCATCAAGCTCAGCGGAGAGACACTGGAGCGCATTGAAGCGATCCTTGCCGAAGAAGCCCCCTCTCCTGCCGTGACCGCTTAA
- a CDS encoding LLM class flavin-dependent oxidoreductase, which yields MSQHTPPDRQLHLNAFLAATGHHEASWRHPATRPERGLDIKYYQELTQTAERGLLDSVFLADGYAGKYGKLEPFTMLSALAVVTKHIGLIATVGTTYNEPFHVARKFASLDHISGGRAGWNIVTGAGSAAFNFGREAHPEHSVRYEYAEEFVEVVKQLWDSWEDDALVYDKANGVQIAQDKVHEIHFQGETYQVKGPLNIPRPPQGYPVLVQAGSSETGRELAAKTAEVIFTAQQTLGEARAFYRDVKSRLAKYGRSPQELQILPGLSPILADTESEARDIERELIELANPENSVRGLSNWLGFDLSPYPIDGPLPYADLPGEENINGHKARYTLMVELARRENLTIRQLTHRIAGARGHLTFTGTPLQLADLIEEWFLTGGSDGFNVMPQLYPTGLNTFVDKVIPELQNRGLFRTAYEGATLRDRLGLARPANTRHRPVLHS from the coding sequence ATGAGTCAACATACCCCCCCTGACCGACAGCTTCATCTTAACGCCTTCCTGGCCGCCACCGGCCACCATGAAGCCTCCTGGCGTCATCCGGCCACCCGACCGGAGCGCGGGCTGGACATCAAGTACTACCAGGAACTTACACAGACCGCCGAACGCGGCCTGCTCGACTCGGTCTTCCTCGCGGACGGCTATGCGGGCAAGTACGGCAAGCTCGAGCCGTTCACCATGCTGTCGGCGCTCGCCGTCGTTACCAAGCATATCGGCCTCATCGCCACCGTGGGTACAACCTATAACGAGCCGTTCCATGTGGCGAGGAAGTTCGCTTCCCTCGACCATATCTCGGGGGGGCGAGCCGGGTGGAATATCGTAACAGGGGCCGGCTCGGCTGCCTTCAACTTCGGCAGGGAGGCGCATCCGGAACATTCGGTCCGCTACGAATACGCCGAAGAATTCGTGGAGGTGGTGAAGCAGCTGTGGGACAGCTGGGAGGACGATGCCCTGGTCTATGACAAAGCGAACGGCGTCCAGATCGCCCAGGACAAGGTGCATGAGATCCACTTCCAGGGTGAGACCTACCAGGTCAAAGGTCCGCTGAACATTCCACGCCCGCCGCAGGGCTATCCCGTCCTTGTGCAGGCGGGGTCGTCCGAGACGGGACGGGAGCTCGCGGCGAAGACGGCCGAAGTCATCTTCACCGCCCAGCAGACGCTCGGGGAAGCGCGGGCGTTCTACCGCGATGTGAAGTCCAGGCTGGCGAAGTACGGCCGCAGTCCCCAGGAGCTGCAGATCCTTCCGGGCCTGAGCCCGATTCTCGCGGACACGGAGAGCGAAGCCCGGGACATCGAGCGGGAGCTGATCGAGCTGGCGAATCCCGAGAACTCCGTCCGGGGGCTGTCCAACTGGCTGGGCTTCGATCTGTCGCCTTATCCGATCGACGGCCCGCTGCCGTATGCCGACCTGCCGGGAGAAGAGAACATCAACGGGCACAAGGCGCGGTATACCCTCATGGTCGAGCTCGCCCGCAGGGAGAACCTGACGATCCGTCAGCTGACGCACCGGATCGCCGGCGCGCGGGGACACCTGACCTTCACCGGAACGCCTCTGCAGCTGGCCGACCTGATTGAGGAATGGTTCCTGACCGGCGGCTCCGACGGCTTCAATGTGATGCCGCAGCTGTATCCGACCGGCCTGAATACTTTCGTGGATAAAGTCATTCCGGAGCTGCAGAACCGCGGGCTGTTCCGCACCGCCTACGAAGGCGCCACGCTGCGTGACCGGCTCGGTCTTGCCCGGCCTGCGAACACCCGTCACCGTCCCGTCCTTCATTCGTAA
- a CDS encoding carbohydrate ABC transporter permease, whose translation MIRRPLLPSHTIRRLEGTLFIAPWIIGFFAFVAFPLAFSLYMSFHRVKVTVGGIETIPNGWGYYREILFADGGLLYDSLIPFLREAALMIPIILVFSLLVAILLNQNFRGRTFFRVVFFLPVIFSSGQIILEFIKQGEGTLAFVESLRIDAYLMSYVPASWAQPIHNVLNSFVLVLWYSGVQILIFLAGRQTISSSVYEAARIDGADPWNTFWKITLPGLVPFVFLNLMFTVVDLFTFPGNPIISQVTTANYGLSSALAWIYFMIILVFVGLVLGLYGKVDRAFAGKR comes from the coding sequence ATGATCCGACGGCCGCTGCTGCCTTCGCACACGATCCGCAGGCTGGAAGGGACGCTGTTCATTGCGCCTTGGATCATCGGCTTCTTCGCCTTCGTGGCGTTCCCTCTGGCGTTCTCGCTCTACATGAGCTTTCACCGGGTGAAGGTGACGGTGGGCGGCATCGAAACGATTCCGAACGGCTGGGGGTATTACCGGGAGATCCTGTTCGCGGACGGCGGGCTGCTGTACGATTCGCTGATCCCGTTCCTGCGGGAGGCCGCTCTGATGATTCCGATCATTCTTGTCTTCTCCCTGCTGGTGGCCATCCTGCTCAACCAGAATTTCCGGGGGCGCACCTTCTTCCGGGTGGTGTTCTTCCTGCCGGTGATCTTCTCCTCCGGCCAGATCATCCTCGAGTTCATCAAGCAGGGGGAAGGGACGCTCGCCTTCGTGGAATCGCTCCGGATCGATGCTTACCTGATGAGCTATGTTCCCGCCTCGTGGGCGCAGCCGATCCATAACGTGCTGAATTCCTTCGTGCTTGTGCTCTGGTACTCCGGCGTCCAAATTCTGATTTTCCTGGCCGGGCGGCAGACCATCTCGTCTTCGGTGTATGAAGCCGCCCGGATCGACGGGGCGGACCCGTGGAATACGTTCTGGAAAATCACCCTGCCCGGACTGGTACCGTTCGTGTTCCTGAATTTGATGTTTACCGTCGTCGACCTGTTCACGTTTCCCGGGAATCCCATTATCTCGCAGGTCACGACAGCCAATTACGGCCTCTCGAGCGCGCTCGCCTGGATCTATTTTATGATCATCCTGGTGTTCGTAGGGCTCGTGCTCGGTTTGTACGGCAAAGTGGACCGGGCCTTCGCGGGCAAACGATAG